A genomic region of Phragmites australis chromosome 2, lpPhrAust1.1, whole genome shotgun sequence contains the following coding sequences:
- the LOC133909318 gene encoding MADS-box transcription factor 2-like isoform X1, which yields MGRGKIEIKRIENSTNRQVTFSKRRNGILKKAREISVLCDAEVGVVIFSSAGKLYDYCSPKASLSKILEKYQTNSGKILWDDKHKSLSAEVDRIRKENDNMQIELRHLKGEDLNSLQPKELIMIAEALDNGLTNLHKKMMEHWERRMRNNKMLEDENKLLAFKLHQQDVVLSGSMRDLELGYHPDRDFAAQMPITFRVQPSHPNLQDNN from the exons ATGGGGCGCGGCAAGATCGAGATCAAGCGGATCGAGAACTCCACCAACCGCCAGGTGACATTCTCGAAGCGCCGGAACGGGATCCTCAAGAAGGCGCGGGAGATCAGCGTGCTGTGCGACGCAGAGGTCGGCGTCGTCATCTTCTCTAGCGCCGGCAAGCTCTACGACTACTGCTCCCCCAAGGCATC GCTATCAAAAATCTTGGAGAAGTACCAGACCAACTCCGGAAAGATACTGTGGGATGACAAGCACAAG AGCCTTAGTGCTGAGGTTGATCGTATCAGGAAAGAGAATGATAACATGCAGATTGAGCTCAG GCACTTGAAAGGTGAAGATCTAAACTCGCTGCAACCCAAAGAGCTGATCATGATTGCGGAGGCACTTGATAATGGGTTGACGAATCTGCACAAAAAAATG ATGGAACACTGGGAAAGGCGAATGAGAAAC AATAAGATGCTGGAAGATGAGAACAAACTGCTGGCCTTTAAACTG caCCAGCAAGATGTCGTGCTGAGCGGCAGCATGAGAGATCTTGAGCTGGGGTACCATCCTGACAGGGACTTTGCAGCCCAGATGCCAATCACCTTCCGCGTGCAGCCCAGTCATCCCAATTTGCAGGATAACAATTAG
- the LOC133909318 gene encoding MADS-box transcription factor 2-like isoform X2, with protein sequence MGRGKIEIKRIENSTNRQVTFSKRRNGILKKAREISVLCDAEVGVVIFSSAGKLYDYCSPKASLSKILEKYQTNSGKILWDDKHKSLSAEVDRIRKENDNMQIELRHLKGEDLNSLQPKELIMIAEALDNGLTNLHKKMMEHWERRMRNNKMLEDENKLLAFKLQDVVLSGSMRDLELGYHPDRDFAAQMPITFRVQPSHPNLQDNN encoded by the exons ATGGGGCGCGGCAAGATCGAGATCAAGCGGATCGAGAACTCCACCAACCGCCAGGTGACATTCTCGAAGCGCCGGAACGGGATCCTCAAGAAGGCGCGGGAGATCAGCGTGCTGTGCGACGCAGAGGTCGGCGTCGTCATCTTCTCTAGCGCCGGCAAGCTCTACGACTACTGCTCCCCCAAGGCATC GCTATCAAAAATCTTGGAGAAGTACCAGACCAACTCCGGAAAGATACTGTGGGATGACAAGCACAAG AGCCTTAGTGCTGAGGTTGATCGTATCAGGAAAGAGAATGATAACATGCAGATTGAGCTCAG GCACTTGAAAGGTGAAGATCTAAACTCGCTGCAACCCAAAGAGCTGATCATGATTGCGGAGGCACTTGATAATGGGTTGACGAATCTGCACAAAAAAATG ATGGAACACTGGGAAAGGCGAATGAGAAAC AATAAGATGCTGGAAGATGAGAACAAACTGCTGGCCTTTAAACTG CAAGATGTCGTGCTGAGCGGCAGCATGAGAGATCTTGAGCTGGGGTACCATCCTGACAGGGACTTTGCAGCCCAGATGCCAATCACCTTCCGCGTGCAGCCCAGTCATCCCAATTTGCAGGATAACAATTAG